One Paenibacillus sp. FSL H7-0737 DNA segment encodes these proteins:
- a CDS encoding DeoR/GlpR family DNA-binding transcription regulator, translating to MFQEERLLKILEYLKQHQSMSVQEICTQFDVSRDTARRDIVRLVQEGVVIRTHGGVSLPELQKELLSYQDRLIDESESKQRIGKAAAQLIQDHETVILDVSTTVQFVAEQISAKDITVVTHSIDNVGILSQREDLQIYVLGGYLNVKNRLLYGPSIIDKLSEIRADKAFIGASAIRADGLYYPYEEDVRVKREMARRSDQVILVADHTKFIGKSFFRLDFEFVDILITDRELPSEIREILDQKNITVIECPEETEEAREQD from the coding sequence ATGTTTCAAGAGGAGAGATTGTTAAAAATACTCGAATATTTGAAACAACACCAATCGATGAGTGTTCAAGAGATCTGTACGCAATTTGATGTATCCAGAGATACCGCACGTAGGGATATTGTTAGATTAGTACAAGAAGGTGTTGTGATCCGAACGCATGGAGGGGTATCGTTACCTGAGTTACAAAAAGAATTGTTATCTTATCAGGATCGATTGATCGATGAATCTGAGAGTAAGCAGAGGATAGGGAAGGCTGCGGCGCAGCTTATCCAAGATCATGAGACTGTGATTTTAGATGTATCAACCACCGTGCAGTTTGTAGCAGAACAGATCAGCGCGAAGGATATTACGGTTGTCACGCACTCGATTGATAACGTAGGGATCTTGTCACAGCGGGAGGATCTGCAAATTTATGTTCTTGGTGGTTACTTGAATGTGAAAAACCGCTTGTTATATGGCCCTTCTATTATCGATAAACTTAGTGAAATCCGTGCTGATAAAGCCTTTATTGGAGCATCCGCGATCCGTGCTGATGGACTCTATTATCCATATGAAGAAGATGTGCGGGTGAAGAGAGAAATGGCCCGAAGATCAGATCAAGTCATCTTAGTGGCTGATCACACCAAATTTATTGGCAAATCATTTTTCCGTCTAGACTTTGAGTTCGTTGACATTCTAATTACCGATCGGGAACTCCCCAGTGAGATCAGAGAAATTCTAGATCAGAAGAACATCACAGTGATTGAATGTCCAGAAGAAACTGAAGAGGCTCGAGAGCAAGACTGA
- a CDS encoding DinB family protein produces MFHVYDVLANQLLANANDPSWYVPFEVAVKDLSEEEAFWKVTEESNSIAEVVQHLLYWNETWQTRYKEKSIHAVPSVDNNNTFVVAEGVKFQELQQQLLEVLLRWQELITKEQLDADVQEFQGSQWWEVIGNVTTHNAYHVGQIVFIRKIQKSWNRTMK; encoded by the coding sequence ATGTTTCATGTATATGATGTTCTGGCTAACCAGTTGCTAGCTAATGCGAATGATCCAAGTTGGTATGTGCCCTTTGAGGTAGCCGTAAAAGACTTAAGCGAAGAAGAAGCATTTTGGAAAGTAACGGAAGAAAGCAATAGTATTGCTGAGGTAGTGCAGCACCTGCTCTACTGGAATGAAACTTGGCAAACAAGGTATAAAGAAAAGAGTATCCATGCGGTTCCTTCAGTGGATAACAATAATACTTTTGTCGTTGCAGAAGGAGTAAAGTTCCAAGAGCTTCAACAACAACTCTTAGAAGTTCTTTTACGTTGGCAGGAACTGATTACAAAGGAACAATTGGATGCCGATGTTCAAGAATTCCAAGGCAGTCAGTGGTGGGAAGTAATAGGCAATGTGACAACACATAACGCGTATCACGTGGGGCAAATCGTTTTTATTCGAAAGATCCAAAAGAGTTGGAATCGCACTATGAAGTGA
- a CDS encoding protein adenylyltransferase SelO, which translates to MTEKIDIGWNFENSYAHLPESMFTRIKPTPVRKPELVILNEPLATTLGLNSTALHSKEGVQNLAGNEVPEGTVSLAQAYAGHQFGHFTMLGDGRAALIGEQITPQGERIDIQLKGAGRTPYSRGGDGRAGLGPMLREYIISEAMHGLGIPTTRSLAVVTTGETIIRETEQPGAILTRVAASHLRVGTFQYVAAWGTVEDVRTLADYTLQRHYPEAVSQENRYLFLLREVIGRQAELIAKWQLVGFIHGVMNTDNMALSGETIDYGPCAFMDVYHPETVFSSIDQQGRYAYGNQPGIASWNLARFAETLLPLLADDQEQAIQLAEEEIADFKERSYHHWLSGMRAKLGIFNEEVEDVALIEDLLDLMQKYRADYTNTFRALTLEKLEETALFGAAEFTKWQELWQARLSRQQQSKEVSLQLMRNSNPAIIPRNHRVEEALQAAVQQEDYSVMEQLLKALSNPYAYSPEQDEYSALPEESARPYRTFCGT; encoded by the coding sequence ATGACGGAGAAGATAGATATAGGATGGAACTTTGAGAACAGTTATGCTCATCTGCCGGAATCCATGTTTACAAGGATCAAACCAACTCCTGTGCGTAAGCCGGAGTTAGTTATTTTAAATGAACCATTGGCTACTACCTTAGGGCTGAATAGCACAGCACTACATAGTAAGGAGGGGGTTCAGAATCTTGCAGGCAATGAAGTCCCTGAAGGTACTGTGTCCCTTGCTCAAGCGTATGCTGGACATCAATTCGGACATTTTACCATGTTAGGTGACGGCCGAGCTGCACTGATTGGTGAGCAGATCACACCCCAAGGTGAACGCATAGACATTCAGCTTAAGGGCGCGGGAAGAACACCATATTCTCGTGGTGGCGATGGCCGAGCCGGACTTGGACCGATGCTTCGTGAATATATCATCAGCGAAGCCATGCATGGTTTGGGTATTCCTACCACTCGCAGCTTGGCAGTGGTAACTACTGGAGAAACGATTATTCGAGAAACAGAGCAGCCTGGTGCTATTCTGACCCGAGTTGCTGCAAGTCATCTACGGGTGGGCACCTTTCAATATGTTGCAGCGTGGGGTACTGTTGAGGATGTCCGTACTCTGGCAGATTACACATTACAAAGACATTATCCGGAAGCTGTTTCTCAAGAGAATCGTTATCTTTTCCTGCTTCGAGAAGTGATTGGACGTCAGGCTGAATTAATTGCCAAGTGGCAGCTGGTAGGATTTATTCACGGAGTAATGAACACCGACAACATGGCGCTTAGCGGAGAAACGATTGATTATGGTCCTTGCGCCTTCATGGATGTGTATCATCCAGAAACGGTATTCAGTTCCATTGACCAGCAGGGTCGTTATGCCTATGGCAATCAACCGGGTATTGCCTCTTGGAATCTCGCGAGATTCGCTGAGACTCTCCTGCCATTGCTGGCTGATGATCAAGAACAGGCGATTCAGCTCGCTGAAGAGGAAATTGCAGATTTTAAAGAGCGGTCTTACCATCACTGGCTCTCAGGTATGAGGGCGAAGCTCGGAATCTTCAACGAAGAGGTGGAGGATGTAGCGCTAATTGAGGATCTGCTAGATTTGATGCAGAAATATCGGGCAGACTATACCAATACCTTCCGAGCCCTAACTTTAGAGAAGCTGGAAGAAACCGCTCTGTTTGGTGCAGCGGAATTTACGAAGTGGCAAGAGTTATGGCAGGCTAGACTTAGCAGACAGCAGCAATCGAAAGAGGTTTCGCTGCAGCTAATGCGCAATAGTAATCCGGCGATCATTCCGCGGAACCACAGGGTAGAAGAAGCGCTCCAAGCGGCAGTACAACAGGAAGATTACAGTGTGATGGAGCAATTGCTTAAAGCTCTTTCCAATCCTTACGCTTATTCCCCTGAACAGGATGAATACTCGGCACTACCTGAGGAATCAGCACGTCCATATCGAACCTTCTGCGGCACTTGA
- a CDS encoding L-cysteine desulfidase family protein: MGNLLEILHKEVVPAEGCTEPIAVAYAVSLAAELLEEEITGIQLHLSGNIIKNAMGVGIPGTGQTGLPIAAALGAVVGRSHKELEILSGLTQDELKLANDLLDRKLLKVEIMDTPEKLYIEAQVKTENHTATAILAKEHTNIEYLALDGKKVTPKKSKADCGKPGLSDTEAYEGSVDRIFEFITTAPFSDLSFLLEGARMNKAISEEGLRGDYGLQVGKKMNQQSAVNLFGNDVANKIIAATAAASDARMDGSAMPVMTTAGSGNQGIACTLPVISLAELLGKNEETLARALALSNLVTVHIKHYIGRLSPLCGSGIAGGVGANSGIIYLMDGTLEQIKHGIQNTIASLSGMICDGANSTCALKISTSTNTAIQAATLAMNNIAPSTKDGVIFEEVEDTIRNMERLVQEGLADTDKTILNIMLSKDGAN, from the coding sequence ATGGGCAACTTATTGGAAATTTTGCACAAGGAAGTCGTACCGGCAGAAGGCTGCACAGAGCCGATCGCAGTTGCGTATGCCGTCTCCTTGGCGGCAGAGCTTCTCGAGGAAGAAATAACGGGGATTCAGCTGCATCTCAGTGGTAATATTATTAAAAATGCAATGGGAGTGGGCATCCCTGGGACAGGCCAGACAGGTCTGCCTATCGCAGCAGCCCTTGGTGCGGTGGTCGGACGTTCGCACAAGGAGCTGGAAATTCTATCAGGTCTGACTCAGGATGAGCTAAAGCTGGCAAATGACCTGCTTGATCGAAAGCTGCTAAAAGTGGAGATAATGGACACTCCTGAGAAATTATATATTGAAGCACAGGTGAAGACAGAGAATCATACAGCGACTGCCATCCTTGCTAAAGAACACACTAATATAGAATATCTGGCTCTGGACGGGAAAAAAGTGACACCTAAGAAGTCTAAAGCAGATTGTGGCAAGCCTGGTCTTTCCGATACTGAAGCCTATGAAGGCTCTGTAGATCGGATATTCGAGTTTATAACTACGGCTCCATTTTCAGATCTTAGCTTCCTCTTGGAAGGCGCTCGGATGAACAAAGCGATTTCCGAAGAGGGACTCCGAGGCGATTATGGGTTGCAAGTAGGGAAGAAGATGAATCAGCAATCTGCTGTGAATTTGTTCGGCAATGATGTAGCGAACAAAATAATAGCGGCTACTGCTGCGGCTTCAGATGCTCGTATGGATGGCAGCGCAATGCCTGTGATGACAACAGCGGGCAGCGGTAATCAAGGCATCGCCTGTACGCTTCCTGTTATATCTTTGGCGGAATTACTTGGCAAGAATGAAGAGACGCTGGCTCGGGCGCTTGCACTAAGTAATCTGGTCACTGTGCATATCAAGCATTATATTGGGCGGTTGTCGCCTTTATGTGGATCAGGAATTGCAGGTGGAGTTGGAGCGAATAGCGGGATCATTTATCTCATGGACGGCACTCTTGAGCAGATCAAGCATGGGATACAGAATACGATAGCCTCTTTATCAGGAATGATTTGCGACGGTGCAAATTCAACCTGTGCGCTGAAGATATCTACCTCCACCAATACGGCGATTCAGGCAGCCACACTAGCGATGAACAATATTGCTCCTTCGACCAAGGATGGAGTTATTTTTGAAGAGGTCGAAGACACTATCCGCAACATGGAGCGACTGGTTCAGGAAGGTCTGGCGGATACTGACAAGACCATTCTAAATATCATGCTCTCCAAAGACGGAGCGAATTAG
- a CDS encoding DNA alkylation repair protein, translated as MDLEMVMQELEALGKERTKKIYMSNGAKEPLFGVATGAMKPIFKKTKINQPLAEELYATGNYDAMYFAGIIADPNAMTEADYDRWMDAAYFYMLSDFVVAVTLAEADIAQQVADKWIASGEELRMSAGWSCYCWLLGSRPDVEFSESKLAGMLEMVENTIHDSPERTQYAMNNFMYTVAVSYSPLHDKASETARTVGPIEVDKNKAKSKLIHAYANIQKAVDKARLGFKRKHVRC; from the coding sequence GTGGATTTAGAGATGGTCATGCAGGAGCTGGAAGCGCTTGGCAAGGAACGAACCAAGAAAATATATATGTCTAATGGAGCAAAGGAACCGCTATTTGGCGTGGCTACCGGAGCAATGAAGCCAATTTTCAAGAAAACCAAAATAAATCAGCCATTGGCTGAGGAACTTTACGCGACAGGGAACTATGATGCCATGTATTTTGCTGGCATCATTGCTGATCCCAATGCAATGACGGAAGCGGATTATGACCGATGGATGGATGCGGCTTATTTTTATATGCTGTCCGACTTTGTAGTGGCAGTAACCTTGGCAGAAGCAGATATTGCACAACAAGTTGCCGATAAATGGATCGCGAGTGGTGAAGAGCTGAGAATGTCAGCGGGCTGGAGCTGTTACTGCTGGCTGCTTGGCAGTCGGCCGGATGTTGAGTTTTCCGAAAGCAAGCTTGCTGGTATGCTTGAGATGGTGGAAAATACGATTCATGATTCTCCAGAACGTACCCAATACGCAATGAATAATTTCATGTACACAGTGGCCGTATCTTATTCGCCACTTCATGATAAGGCCAGTGAAACCGCAAGAACTGTAGGGCCAATTGAAGTTGATAAGAATAAGGCAAAGAGTAAATTGATTCACGCGTACGCAAATATTCAAAAAGCAGTCGACAAAGCTCGGCTTGGTTTTAAACGCAAGCATGTAAGATGTTGA
- a CDS encoding carbohydrate ABC transporter permease, producing the protein MRFHSITRIIRYVPLVVWLIFTIIIFGYAFLASLSTTREIFTNKLLASGFHFSNYTRLFEETKIGLYFLNSLVYTVTSCVGIIVVAAPAAYILGRIQFRGKRLVDLMFISALSVPGLLISIPLFSLFYSLNLTGSTFTLIFVYIFTNVPFAVFLLTGFFASIPKELEESAAIDGCGPIKAFIKIILPMAQAGILTLTIFNVMGIWNEYFYALIFANNPDRHPIALALQSIVVGYTNTGNYSGIFAASLLVFLPTFILYLLVSRKIVAGITIGSVKG; encoded by the coding sequence ATGCGTTTTCACTCAATCACTCGAATCATACGATATGTTCCATTAGTAGTCTGGCTTATCTTTACAATTATTATTTTTGGATACGCATTCCTTGCTTCACTCAGCACGACAAGAGAGATATTTACGAACAAACTACTGGCGAGCGGATTTCATTTCTCTAACTATACCCGATTATTCGAAGAAACGAAGATCGGCTTGTACTTTTTGAACAGTCTAGTTTATACGGTAACCTCTTGCGTAGGTATTATTGTTGTTGCAGCTCCGGCTGCTTATATATTGGGAAGAATTCAGTTTAGGGGAAAAAGGTTAGTTGATTTAATGTTTATCTCGGCATTATCAGTTCCGGGGCTATTGATCTCGATCCCGTTGTTTTCGTTATTTTATTCATTGAATTTAACAGGCTCAACATTTACGTTAATCTTTGTATACATTTTTACGAATGTCCCTTTTGCTGTATTTTTGCTTACAGGGTTCTTTGCATCCATTCCGAAAGAATTGGAGGAATCAGCAGCGATCGATGGATGTGGGCCGATTAAAGCTTTTATCAAAATCATCTTACCTATGGCACAGGCTGGTATTTTGACATTAACGATTTTTAATGTGATGGGGATTTGGAATGAATATTTTTATGCTCTGATCTTTGCTAATAATCCGGATCGACATCCAATAGCATTAGCTCTTCAATCCATCGTAGTAGGATATACGAATACTGGTAATTACTCGGGTATTTTTGCTGCGTCACTTCTGGTGTTCCTGCCCACGTTTATACTTTATCTTCTTGTGTCCAGAAAGATCGTTGCTGGGATTACAATCGGTTCTGTAAAAGGTTGA
- a CDS encoding carbohydrate ABC transporter permease: MRISKPIMMLFLLPAILVYMSIFFYPTLRAVFMSFYEISNINSSISEWKFIGLDNYWGLFHNSYFLNSSLNVLKIWIIGGLIVFVMAFFFSVLISSGVRFKGFWRALIYLPNTVSVVVMSVIWLQYVYNPTFGLLTHVFRLLGLEQLANIQWTDDQHLFLSMLIAFCFGSIGYFLLILGAAMDRIPNDYYEAALLEGANTVYQFFHITLPLLRDVFKTTLVLWTVTAINFFVWSSIFGRNDPHTMTPGYYMYLKVFGGERISDTQAFNVGAGAAIGVLITVAIIGFSFLIGLLFRKDRLEY, encoded by the coding sequence ATGAGAATTAGTAAACCGATTATGATGCTATTCCTTCTGCCTGCTATCCTGGTTTATATGTCGATCTTTTTTTATCCAACCTTGCGGGCAGTGTTTATGAGCTTTTACGAGATATCTAATATAAACAGTAGTATCAGTGAATGGAAATTTATTGGTTTAGACAATTACTGGGGGTTATTTCATAATTCCTATTTTTTAAATTCTTCATTAAATGTGCTTAAGATTTGGATTATTGGTGGACTCATTGTTTTCGTTATGGCTTTTTTCTTCTCCGTGCTTATTTCCTCCGGCGTTCGTTTCAAAGGATTCTGGAGAGCCTTGATTTACCTGCCTAATACTGTATCTGTTGTTGTCATGTCAGTAATATGGCTTCAGTATGTGTATAATCCAACCTTTGGATTGTTGACACATGTATTTCGCCTTCTTGGACTTGAACAATTAGCCAATATTCAATGGACGGATGACCAGCATTTATTTTTATCCATGCTGATCGCTTTTTGTTTTGGATCAATTGGTTATTTCTTATTAATTCTTGGTGCGGCCATGGATCGGATACCTAATGATTACTACGAAGCAGCATTATTGGAAGGAGCAAACACAGTATATCAGTTCTTCCATATTACTCTTCCGTTACTCCGTGATGTGTTTAAGACCACGCTGGTGTTATGGACGGTTACAGCCATTAACTTCTTTGTATGGTCTTCCATTTTCGGGAGAAATGATCCACATACGATGACTCCTGGCTATTATATGTACTTGAAGGTATTTGGTGGGGAGAGAATTTCTGATACGCAAGCTTTTAATGTTGGAGCAGGGGCTGCGATTGGTGTATTGATTACTGTTGCAATTATTGGATTTTCCTTCTTGATTGGTCTGTTGTTTAGGAAGGATCGTTTAGAATATTAG
- a CDS encoding ABC transporter substrate-binding protein, with translation MKKRQKKLTGLLLAMSMVLTLLAGCGSSNTTNNAAPPEATKENTPTATTEATTEVKASGLEGKVVFWSMWSSTEPQAKVIESAVAEFKAANPEVEVDLKFTGRDILKLIKPALDGGEQIDIWEADPGSPAGIQGMKDYVMKLDDLLAEPSIGMEGKSVKDSMIPSLLSWIQSLSIKYGLEEGIYSIPQQPYAVLFFYNKEVYEKAGITKAPATWDEFLADAEKIKAAGSAPLTFDDAYRDLFIGSYLANAMGADWVSQLVQDKTGEMWNDPIILQFAKDMANLNAKGFFSNKIAGSKYPAAQQDLVLGGSAAYLNGTWLPNEVLATSGPDFKWGTFQFPDVPNGNGKGGKQGLIFGSQGMFINKSSKNAEAAFELIKHIVSKQIQEKMAKDALAIPATIDSEWPAMLAEAEAAFLNAKENMPWGGGIGDGGDFTLATIVPTFMELITGKLKPEEFGPKLSAEAKKFYAGK, from the coding sequence GTGAAAAAAAGACAAAAGAAGCTCACAGGTTTGTTGCTTGCTATGTCGATGGTTCTAACGTTATTGGCTGGTTGTGGATCAAGCAATACAACGAACAATGCTGCCCCGCCTGAAGCAACTAAGGAGAACACCCCTACAGCTACAACTGAGGCTACCACCGAAGTTAAAGCTTCTGGACTAGAAGGTAAGGTAGTATTCTGGTCGATGTGGAGCAGCACAGAACCACAAGCGAAGGTTATTGAGTCTGCAGTTGCTGAATTCAAGGCAGCTAATCCAGAAGTTGAAGTGGATCTGAAGTTTACCGGTCGTGATATCTTAAAATTGATCAAGCCTGCTTTGGATGGAGGAGAGCAAATTGATATTTGGGAAGCCGATCCAGGTAGCCCAGCTGGTATTCAAGGGATGAAAGATTACGTTATGAAGCTTGATGATTTGCTTGCGGAGCCATCCATCGGAATGGAAGGCAAGTCAGTAAAGGATTCAATGATTCCAAGCTTGTTAAGCTGGATACAATCGCTTTCCATTAAGTACGGTTTAGAAGAAGGTATTTATTCGATTCCGCAGCAACCGTATGCAGTACTCTTTTTCTATAACAAGGAAGTGTATGAGAAGGCTGGGATAACAAAAGCGCCTGCCACTTGGGACGAATTCCTTGCAGATGCTGAAAAAATCAAAGCAGCAGGTTCAGCACCGCTTACCTTTGATGACGCATATCGGGACTTATTTATTGGATCCTATCTGGCAAATGCGATGGGGGCAGATTGGGTAAGCCAGCTTGTGCAGGATAAGACCGGTGAGATGTGGAATGATCCAATCATTCTTCAATTCGCTAAAGATATGGCTAATTTAAACGCTAAAGGTTTTTTCTCTAATAAAATTGCCGGAAGTAAATATCCTGCGGCTCAGCAAGATCTCGTGCTTGGTGGTTCTGCCGCTTATCTAAATGGAACATGGCTTCCGAATGAAGTGCTTGCCACCTCAGGACCAGATTTCAAATGGGGCACGTTTCAATTCCCAGATGTTCCAAATGGAAACGGTAAAGGTGGAAAACAAGGGTTGATCTTTGGATCTCAAGGGATGTTCATTAATAAATCGAGCAAGAATGCAGAGGCTGCTTTTGAGCTTATCAAACATATCGTTAGTAAGCAGATACAAGAAAAAATGGCGAAGGATGCACTTGCGATCCCAGCTACTATTGATTCTGAATGGCCTGCGATGCTTGCAGAAGCAGAGGCTGCTTTTCTAAATGCAAAAGAAAATATGCCTTGGGGTGGAGGTATTGGTGATGGAGGCGACTTTACGCTTGCTACCATTGTGCCTACCTTCATGGAACTTATCACTGGCAAACTGAAGCCAGAAGAATTCGGGCCGAAGCTAAGTGCGGAAGCTAAGAAATTCTACGCCGGTAAATAA
- a CDS encoding DUF5107 domain-containing protein: MSVVISTLTLEGALLEGENPLPMFRNRDHHTKVGDNGTLTPELRQQLGEHTGGRYLPYRMQDRYTRERKPMVMKSIVLENDILKAVFLPEYGGRLYSLKDKRTNKDILYTNPVFQPANLAILNAWFSGGIEWNVGQVGHTFTTASPVHAAKLMDDNGNEFLRIYEYERCKNIFWHIDFHLPQGAKELSVYVRIINDSKASVPMYYWTNIAAPETLQSRVFSSTSKVIYIDHQVKGFGLGDLPVLPSVPNEDSSYPMRIPFSNEYFFQTEADYKSPWEAIAYEDGSLFYERSTSLLRYRKLFCWGNHAGGRRWCDFLAKPGEGNYVEIQAGLAPTQMHGLDMPANSIWDFTQIFGVTQVDAHKANQRDWSEARDFIETQVNEQLQEDEVYILHEKLQTYANLTPSELLHSGSGWGALEDIRRKAHAERSIPDGFLFLESSIAAPQLPWLALLQEGGLPEGDVQDIPASWMVQEEWMELLRTSLEHADNQTWDSYLHYGTMLYEHGLEDQGVTAWHQSLELKPSAWVYRNLAITSEQRGEADQALVYYELAYSLYNGFPDRAFADEYISMLIRNKQFAKAWSVYESLPEEFRQSDRLQIIIGAAAQELDHNEFLLNLFQKEFAVIREGEVTIVELWYKYQAKKLAESRNNVLSEELMKEAITLNPPPNNIDFRIVGA, translated from the coding sequence ATGAGTGTAGTCATTTCAACATTAACTCTTGAAGGCGCATTATTAGAAGGAGAGAATCCTCTTCCAATGTTCAGAAACAGAGACCATCATACAAAAGTGGGGGATAATGGTACACTTACGCCAGAATTGAGACAGCAGCTGGGTGAACATACAGGTGGGAGATATTTACCTTATCGCATGCAGGATCGATATACACGTGAAAGAAAACCGATGGTTATGAAGTCGATTGTATTGGAAAATGACATCTTAAAAGCAGTCTTTTTACCTGAGTATGGAGGTAGACTCTATTCGCTTAAAGATAAACGTACGAATAAAGATATACTGTATACAAATCCTGTCTTTCAACCGGCTAATTTAGCGATTCTTAACGCTTGGTTCTCTGGAGGGATTGAATGGAATGTGGGACAGGTAGGTCACACCTTTACGACCGCATCTCCCGTACATGCTGCCAAATTGATGGATGATAATGGCAATGAATTTCTAAGAATTTATGAATATGAGCGTTGTAAGAACATTTTTTGGCATATTGATTTTCATCTTCCTCAAGGGGCTAAGGAACTCTCTGTCTATGTAAGAATCATTAATGATAGCAAAGCGTCGGTTCCTATGTATTATTGGACAAATATTGCAGCACCGGAAACCTTGCAATCAAGAGTATTCTCATCCACTAGTAAGGTTATCTATATTGATCACCAAGTAAAGGGGTTTGGATTGGGAGATTTGCCAGTGCTTCCTTCAGTTCCAAATGAAGACTCGTCATATCCAATGAGAATTCCTTTCTCTAACGAGTATTTTTTTCAGACAGAAGCAGATTATAAATCCCCGTGGGAAGCGATTGCCTATGAGGATGGTAGTTTATTCTACGAACGTTCGACTAGCCTCTTAAGATATCGTAAGTTATTTTGCTGGGGCAACCATGCAGGTGGTAGAAGATGGTGCGATTTCTTAGCGAAGCCAGGCGAAGGTAATTATGTTGAGATACAAGCAGGGCTTGCTCCAACACAGATGCATGGACTAGATATGCCTGCGAATTCAATATGGGATTTCACGCAAATATTCGGTGTTACTCAGGTGGATGCACATAAGGCAAATCAAAGGGATTGGTCTGAGGCTCGGGATTTTATTGAAACGCAAGTCAATGAACAATTGCAAGAAGATGAAGTGTATATTCTTCATGAGAAGTTGCAAACTTATGCTAATTTAACACCATCAGAACTATTGCACTCAGGCTCAGGCTGGGGAGCACTCGAGGATATTCGCAGAAAAGCTCATGCTGAAAGGTCGATTCCGGATGGATTTTTATTCTTGGAATCCAGTATTGCAGCACCGCAACTTCCATGGTTAGCCCTGTTACAAGAAGGTGGTTTGCCAGAGGGAGATGTGCAAGATATTCCGGCCTCTTGGATGGTCCAAGAAGAATGGATGGAATTGCTTCGTACCAGTCTAGAGCATGCAGATAATCAAACGTGGGATTCCTACTTGCATTACGGCACTATGCTCTATGAGCATGGATTGGAAGATCAAGGTGTAACTGCATGGCATCAATCGCTTGAATTGAAGCCATCTGCTTGGGTTTATCGTAATCTGGCGATTACCTCTGAACAGAGAGGAGAGGCAGATCAGGCTCTGGTCTATTATGAACTGGCGTATTCTTTATACAATGGCTTTCCAGACAGAGCATTTGCAGATGAGTATATTAGCATGTTGATTAGAAATAAACAATTTGCTAAGGCTTGGAGTGTGTACGAATCACTTCCTGAAGAGTTCAGGCAAAGTGATCGTCTTCAAATTATTATTGGAGCTGCAGCTCAGGAGTTGGATCATAATGAATTCCTATTAAACTTATTCCAGAAAGAATTTGCTGTGATTCGTGAAGGTGAAGTTACGATTGTGGAGCTGTGGTATAAATATCAAGCTAAGAAGCTAGCAGAGAGCAGAAACAATGTATTATCTGAAGAATTAATGAAGGAAGCTATAACCTTAAATCCACCGCCTAATAACATTGATTTTAGAATAGTTGGAGCTTAA